From a region of the Eulemur rufifrons isolate Redbay chromosome 7, OSU_ERuf_1, whole genome shotgun sequence genome:
- the CPN2 gene encoding carboxypeptidase N subunit 2, with product MLPGAWLYWASLLLLARPAQPCPVGCDCFIQEVFCSDEELAAIPPDIPPHATDIIFVETSFTTVETRAFGGSPNLTKVVFLNTQLRHFGPDAFGGLPRLEDLEITGSSFSNLSTDIFSNLTSLGKFTLNFNTLEALPEGLFLHMDALESLQLQGNRLKTLPKRIFQPLTHLKTLNLAQNLLAQLPEELFHPLTSLQALKLSNNELSGLPQGVFGKLGSLQELFLDSNKISELPPDVFSQLFCLERLWLQRNTLGHLPRTVFSALGNLTFLSLQGNMLRVLPAGLFAHTPGLVGLSLSHNQLETVAEGAFAGLFNLSSLTLSHNAIAHLPAGVFRDLESLVKLYLGSNNLTALHPALFQNLSKLELLSLSRNQLTTLPEGIFNTNYNLFNVALHSNPWQCDCHLAYLFSWLHEYTDRLLNIQTYCAGPAYLKGQVVPALKEEQLVCPVTRDRLGFQAPGLDDREPGGSWDLAVEERAARSRCTYSNPEGTVVLACDEAQCRWLNIQLSPRQGAGSPGLAYNASQAWDLRSSCGSVRVTVSVVARAAGP from the coding sequence ATGCTCCCTGGAGCCTGGCTGTACTgggcctccctcctgctcctggccaggcccgcccagccctgccccgtgGGCTGTGACTGCTTCATCCAGGAGGTGTTCTGCTCAGATGAGGAGCTGGCCGCCATCCCGCCGGACATCCCACCACACGCCACAGACATCATCTTTGTGGAGACCTCGTTCACCACAGTGGAAACCAGGGCCTTTGGCGGCAGCCCCAACCTGACCAAGGTGGTCTTCCTCAACACCCAGCTGCGCCACTTCGGGCCAGATGCCTTCGGggggctgcccaggctggaggaccTGGAGATCACAGGCAGCAGCTTCTCCAACCTCAGCACCGACATCTTCTCCAACCTGACCTCGCTGGGCAAGTTCACCCTCAACTTCAACACTCTGGAGGCGCTGCCCGAGGGCCTCTTCCTCCACATGGACGCCCTGGAGTCCCTCCAGTTGCAGGGGAACCGGCTCAAGACCCTGCCCAAGAGGATCTTCCAGCCTCTGACGCATCTGAAGACCCTCAACCTGGCCCAGAACCTCCTGGCCCAGCTCCCCGAGGAGCTGTTCCACCCCCTCACCAGCCTGCAGGCCCTGAAGCTGAGCAACAACGAGCTCTCCGGCCTCCCACAGGGCGTGTTTGGCAAACTGGGCAGCCTGCAGGAGCTCTTCCTGGACAGCAACAAGATCTCGGAGCTGCCCCCGGACGTGTTCTCGCAGCTCTTCTGCCTGGAGAGGCTGTGGCTGCAGCGCAACACCCTCGGGCACCTGCCGCGGACCGTCTTCTCCGCCCTGGGCAATCTGACCTTTCTGAGCTTGCAGGGGAACATGCTGCGCGTGCTGCCCGCCGGCCTCTTTGCCCACACCCCAGGCCTTGTTGGCCTGTCCCTGTCCCATAACCAGCTGGAGACTGTCGCCGAGGGTGCCTTTGCCGGCCTGTTTAACCTGAGTTCCCTCACGCTCTCACACAACGCCATTGCCCACCTCCCAGCCGGCGTCTTCAGGGACCTAGAGAGCTTGGTCAAGCTCTACCTGGGCAGCAACAACCTGACGGCCTTGCACCCAGCCCTCTTCCAGAACCTGTCCAAGCTGGAACTGCTCAGCCTCTCCAGGAACCAGCTGACCACGCTTCCAGAGGGCATCTTCAACACCAACTACAACCTGTTCAACGTGGCGCTGCACAGCAACCCCTGGCAGTGTGACTGCCACCTGGCCTACCTCTTCAGCTGGCTGCACGAGTACACCGACCGGCTGCTGAACATCCAGACCTACTGCGCAGGCCCCGCCTACCTCAAGGGCCAGGTGGTGCCCGCGCTGAAGGAGGAGCAGCTGGTGTGCCCCGTCACCCGGGACCGCCTGGGCTTCCAGGCCCCAGGGCTGGACGACAGGGAGCCAGGGGGCAGCTGGGATCTGGCGGTGGAAGAAAGGGCAGCCCGGAGCCGGTGCACCTACAGCAACCCCGAGGGCACAGTGGTGCTGGCCTGTGACGAGGCCCAGTGTCGCTGGCTGAACATCCAGCTGTCTCCTAGGCAGGGCGCGGGCTCTCCGGGACTGGCGTACAATGCCAGCCAGGCGTGGGACCTGCGGTCGAGCTGCGGCTCCGTGCGGGTCACTGTGTCTGTAGTGGCTCGGGCAGCGGGGCCCTAG